Proteins encoded together in one Kingella oralis window:
- a CDS encoding MBL fold metallo-hydrolase, whose product MALQIQIMPVTAFRQNCSLLWDDETRDAVLVDVGGDAEHLLAEVNKRSLKLNAIWLTHGHLDHAGGVPMLLERQNVPVIGPHPDDQFLLDALPETTASYGFPVCPVFAPTRWLHDGDTLSVGQFTFQVLHIPGHTPGQVVFYCAAAKLLLAGDVLFYESIGRTDFPRGNHQDLLDNIRNKLFRLPNDTLVIPGHARTTTIGHEKQFNPYVGEAA is encoded by the coding sequence ATGGCATTGCAAATTCAAATCATGCCCGTAACCGCGTTTCGCCAAAACTGCTCGCTGCTGTGGGACGATGAAACGCGCGATGCGGTGTTGGTAGACGTGGGCGGCGATGCCGAACATCTGCTCGCCGAAGTGAACAAACGCAGCCTGAAACTGAACGCCATCTGGCTCACGCACGGGCATCTTGACCACGCAGGCGGCGTGCCCATGCTGTTGGAACGGCAAAATGTGCCCGTTATCGGGCCGCATCCTGATGACCAATTTTTGCTGGATGCGCTGCCTGAAACCACCGCGTCTTACGGCTTTCCCGTTTGCCCTGTGTTTGCGCCCACGCGCTGGCTGCACGATGGCGATACGCTGAGCGTTGGGCAATTCACGTTTCAAGTGTTGCACATTCCTGGGCATACTCCGGGGCAAGTGGTGTTTTACTGCGCCGCCGCCAAGCTGCTGCTGGCGGGCGATGTGTTGTTTTACGAGAGCATCGGACGCACCGATTTTCCGCGCGGCAATCATCAGGATTTGCTGGACAACATCCGCAACAAACTTTTCAGGCTGCCGAACGACACGCTCGTTATCCCCGGCCACGCCCGCACCACCACCATCGGGCATGAAAAACAGTTCAACCCGTATGTGGGCGAGGCAGCCTGA
- a CDS encoding cation diffusion facilitator family transporter gives MSAAHHHNDHSHVHTSNKKVLAVSFVIIAGYMLVEIIGGLLTGSLALLSDAGHMFSDALALGLALVAFKFGEKAVNARQTFGYKRAEILFALFNGLTLIAIAVFIIIEAVERFKQPPEIAGAGMLAVSVLGLLVNMVVAWYMLRHSDTEGNLNMKSAYLHVLGDLLGSLGAIVAALLLMAFGWKLADPIVSLLVSLLIAHSGLGVLKNTLHILMQGAPQHIDQAALADEIRAVPQVLGVHDLHVWTLTSNRHLFSAHLVLDGGMTVGEAQSVRQAVERLIQAKGIAHVTLQLDAQNHQHGEDLYCNGDESEAHGHHHEHGQRH, from the coding sequence ATGAGCGCAGCACATCATCACAACGACCACAGCCATGTTCACACTTCCAACAAAAAAGTGCTGGCGGTATCTTTTGTCATCATCGCAGGCTATATGCTGGTGGAAATCATCGGCGGGCTGCTAACAGGCTCGCTGGCGCTGCTTTCGGATGCAGGGCATATGTTTTCCGATGCGCTAGCGCTGGGCTTGGCGCTGGTGGCGTTTAAATTTGGCGAAAAAGCCGTGAACGCCCGCCAAACCTTTGGCTACAAGCGGGCGGAGATTTTGTTTGCGCTGTTCAACGGGCTCACGCTGATTGCCATCGCCGTGTTCATTATTATTGAAGCGGTGGAGCGCTTTAAGCAGCCGCCCGAAATCGCAGGCGCAGGGATGCTGGCGGTGAGCGTGCTGGGGCTGCTGGTGAACATGGTGGTGGCGTGGTATATGCTGCGCCACAGCGACACCGAAGGCAATCTCAACATGAAAAGCGCGTATTTACACGTTCTCGGCGATTTGCTCGGCTCGCTGGGCGCGATTGTGGCGGCGTTGCTGCTGATGGCGTTTGGCTGGAAACTGGCGGATCCGATTGTGAGCCTGCTGGTGTCGCTGCTGATTGCACACAGCGGGCTGGGCGTGCTGAAAAACACCCTGCATATTTTGATGCAAGGCGCGCCCCAACATATAGACCAAGCCGCGCTAGCGGACGAAATCCGCGCCGTGCCACAGGTGTTGGGCGTGCACGATTTGCATGTGTGGACGCTCACCAGCAACCGCCATCTGTTTTCCGCCCATCTGGTGTTGGACGGCGGCATGACCGTTGGCGAAGCGCAAAGCGTGCGTCAAGCGGTGGAGCGCTTAATCCAAGCCAAAGGCATCGCGCACGTTACCTTGCAGCTGGACGCGCAAAACCATCAGCACGGCGAGGATTTGTATTGCAACGGCGATGAAAGCGAGGCGCACGGGCATCATCACGAACACGGGCAGCGGCATTGA
- a CDS encoding LysR family transcriptional regulator: MELNNLNDMTAFVASVKSGSFTAAAKQLGLTRSTIGKRIVRLEARLNVRLLQRNTRNLAPTDEGRLFYERCTAVLEELENAEQCLAQRSIEPQGRLKISAPLVLGKTILPPLLADFLHRYPQTSVELSLTDDYADLISDGYDLALRNGNPPQFDSLIARTVGSQQMLTCAAPGYLVQHGTPQSPDDLAHHQCLHFLHGGRVSRWRFQQKGKETTFQGSGRFSADNGEALLELALSAFGIVQLPHYLVQTALDAGSLKSVLSDFQPKPVPVMAVYPSRKQLSPKVRALVDMMGEAWGKAV; encoded by the coding sequence ATGGAACTCAACAATCTCAACGATATGACCGCCTTTGTCGCCAGCGTAAAAAGCGGCTCGTTTACCGCCGCCGCCAAACAACTCGGGCTCACGCGTTCCACCATCGGTAAACGCATCGTCCGCCTTGAAGCGCGGTTGAACGTGCGCCTTTTGCAGCGCAATACGCGCAACCTTGCGCCCACCGACGAAGGGCGGCTGTTTTACGAACGCTGCACCGCCGTGTTGGAAGAGCTGGAAAACGCCGAGCAATGCCTTGCCCAACGCAGCATCGAGCCGCAAGGCCGTCTGAAAATCAGCGCGCCGCTGGTGTTGGGCAAAACCATCTTGCCGCCGCTGTTGGCGGATTTTCTCCACCGCTATCCGCAAACCAGCGTCGAACTCTCACTCACCGACGACTACGCCGACCTGATTTCAGACGGCTACGATCTCGCTCTGCGCAACGGCAACCCGCCCCAATTCGACAGCCTGATCGCCCGCACCGTCGGCAGCCAGCAAATGCTCACCTGCGCCGCCCCAGGCTATCTCGTTCAACACGGCACGCCGCAAAGCCCCGACGATTTGGCACACCACCAATGCCTGCATTTCCTACACGGCGGCCGCGTCAGCCGCTGGCGTTTCCAGCAAAAAGGCAAAGAAACCACCTTCCAAGGCAGCGGACGCTTCAGCGCCGACAACGGCGAAGCCCTGCTGGAACTCGCGCTGTCCGCATTCGGCATCGTGCAGCTGCCGCATTATCTGGTGCAAACCGCCCTCGATGCAGGCAGCCTGAAAAGCGTTTTATCCGATTTCCAACCCAAACCCGTGCCCGTGATGGCGGTGTACCCCAGCCGCAAACAGCTCTCGCCCAAAGTGCGGGCGTTGGTGGATATGATGGGGGAAGCGTGGGGGAAGGCCGTCTGA
- a CDS encoding TIGR03571 family LLM class oxidoreductase — protein sequence MTALKLPERLQNHRGFARTFQPGKLTLGLIAPFKGYPDSPVPEMDDFATVIKAADQSGIATLWVRDVPFYDPSFGDVAQIYDPSVTLGYLAALTQNVALGSAGYVSPLREPILTAKEAASAEQISGGRFLLGLASGDRPTEYPAFAADFNNRAERYREAWQIIRRLTQEKFPAFNSEHYGRFSGNLDLVPKPAHGLPMLAIGRARQELEWIARESDAWIWYGIAPEKLGDIVNTLKELGDGETWKPFGVANFVELLEDPNAPAEFYNNIYLRGGAKSIVEFWQKQQADGVAHITVNLKPTRRGALETIQDFAENVMPHFAV from the coding sequence ATGACTGCGCTGAAATTACCCGAACGCCTGCAAAACCATCGCGGTTTCGCCCGCACTTTCCAACCGGGCAAACTCACATTGGGCCTGATTGCGCCATTCAAAGGCTATCCCGACAGCCCCGTGCCCGAAATGGACGACTTCGCCACCGTGATAAAAGCCGCCGACCAAAGCGGCATTGCCACGCTGTGGGTGCGCGATGTGCCGTTTTACGACCCGAGTTTTGGCGATGTCGCGCAGATTTACGACCCGTCGGTAACGCTGGGTTATCTCGCCGCGCTCACCCAAAACGTTGCGCTCGGCTCGGCGGGTTATGTTTCGCCCCTGCGCGAGCCGATTCTCACCGCCAAAGAAGCCGCATCGGCGGAACAAATCAGCGGCGGCCGCTTCCTGCTCGGCTTGGCCAGCGGCGACCGTCCCACCGAATACCCCGCCTTTGCCGCCGATTTCAACAACCGCGCCGAACGCTACCGCGAAGCGTGGCAAATCATCCGCCGCCTGACGCAGGAAAAATTCCCCGCGTTCAATAGCGAACACTACGGCAGATTCAGCGGCAATTTGGACTTGGTGCCCAAACCCGCACACGGTTTGCCGATGCTCGCCATTGGCCGCGCCCGCCAAGAGCTGGAATGGATTGCCCGCGAAAGCGACGCATGGATTTGGTACGGCATCGCCCCCGAAAAACTGGGCGACATCGTCAACACGCTCAAAGAATTGGGCGACGGCGAAACCTGGAAACCCTTTGGCGTGGCGAATTTCGTCGAACTCTTGGAAGACCCCAACGCCCCCGCCGAGTTCTATAACAACATCTACCTGCGCGGCGGCGCCAAAAGCATCGTCGAATTCTGGCAAAAACAGCAAGCCGACGGCGTGGCGCACATCACCGTCAACCTGAAACCCACACGGCGCGGCGCGCTGGAAACCATTCAGGATTTCGCCGAAAACGTGATGCCGCATTTTGCGGTGTGA
- a CDS encoding MBL fold metallo-hydrolase, whose protein sequence is MSTDPKLFQPYSQRSLDDLNKILNDNFRLREADGGVNTAVIGFLVNTGNNLILLDAGVGGVDIMGKNAGRLVDSLKAAGYRPEQIDLLIPTHMHFDHISGLTRNGKRVFPNATLLLAAQEKGFWLDKNINELPEPVRGLATLAREAVAPYAKAGKVRFYQSGEEVVPGMRSRPSPGHTPGHNGIEFTSKGQTMLVWGDLMHNHTLQMLDPEIAIEFDSDPKQARASRQAALKDAATRKIWIAGAHMPFLGIGHIRAESNGSYTWLPAEYDPIERR, encoded by the coding sequence TTGTCTACCGACCCCAAATTGTTCCAACCATACAGCCAACGCTCGCTTGATGATTTGAACAAAATACTAAACGACAATTTCCGCTTACGCGAAGCAGACGGCGGCGTGAATACCGCTGTGATTGGTTTTTTAGTGAACACGGGTAACAATTTGATTTTGCTGGATGCCGGTGTGGGCGGCGTGGACATCATGGGCAAAAACGCAGGACGACTGGTGGACAGCCTAAAAGCCGCAGGTTATCGCCCCGAGCAAATCGATTTGCTGATTCCTACCCATATGCACTTTGACCACATCAGCGGACTTACGCGCAACGGCAAACGCGTTTTCCCAAACGCCACGCTGCTATTGGCGGCGCAAGAAAAAGGCTTTTGGCTGGATAAAAACATCAACGAATTGCCCGAACCTGTACGCGGCTTGGCAACGCTGGCGCGTGAAGCCGTAGCGCCTTATGCCAAAGCAGGTAAAGTGCGTTTTTATCAGAGTGGCGAAGAAGTCGTACCCGGAATGCGCTCGCGCCCCAGCCCCGGTCATACGCCTGGGCACAATGGCATCGAGTTCACTTCAAAAGGACAAACCATGCTGGTGTGGGGCGATTTGATGCACAACCACACACTGCAAATGCTTGATCCCGAAATCGCCATTGAGTTTGACAGCGACCCCAAACAGGCACGCGCCAGCCGCCAAGCCGCGCTCAAAGATGCCGCCACACGTAAAATCTGGATAGCTGGCGCACACATGCCCTTCCTCGGCATCGGACACATCCGTGCCGAAAGCAACGGCAGCTACACTTGGCTGCCTGCCGAATACGACCCGATTGAAAGACGCTAA
- a CDS encoding NADH-dependent flavin oxidoreductase, protein MNPRYAPMFAPYTLNNGVAIKNRFVVAPLTIYESDANGGLTDAARNFWRDRFRGFGLFVMPFTNVHPTGIGFPSPNAFDASHLPTLREYAAISHGQGAKIVAQIAHAGGRANPLMTRGLGAVAPSGYGRVREMSGAEVAQMVQHFARAAELALDAGLDGVEIHGANGWLIQQFVSAATNLRQDQWGGSRENRFRFPLAVIDAIDEMRRRKNRPDFIIGYRFSPEEPGADGLTMADTLALVDALAAKPLQYLHVSLWDFYKKARRDGNDEYRMKLIHQRINGRLPFIGVGKLYTADDIAQAWETGWAEFIALGKTVMLNPDLIELIANGREAEIHTHFDWQQTDRYRYTPAMLAGTRQGMGFYPPAKG, encoded by the coding sequence ATGAACCCGCGTTACGCCCCGATGTTTGCGCCGTACACCCTCAACAACGGCGTGGCAATCAAAAACCGCTTTGTCGTCGCGCCGCTGACGATTTACGAATCCGATGCCAACGGCGGGCTGACCGACGCCGCCCGTAATTTCTGGCGCGACCGTTTTCGCGGCTTCGGGCTGTTTGTGATGCCGTTTACCAATGTGCATCCGACCGGCATCGGTTTCCCGTCGCCCAACGCTTTTGATGCAAGCCACCTGCCCACCCTGCGCGAATACGCCGCCATTTCGCACGGACAAGGCGCGAAAATCGTCGCCCAAATCGCCCACGCAGGCGGCCGCGCCAATCCGCTAATGACGCGCGGACTCGGCGCCGTCGCCCCCAGCGGCTACGGGCGCGTGCGCGAAATGAGCGGCGCCGAAGTGGCGCAAATGGTGCAGCACTTCGCCCGCGCTGCCGAACTCGCACTCGACGCAGGCTTGGACGGCGTGGAAATCCACGGCGCAAACGGCTGGCTGATTCAGCAATTCGTCTCCGCCGCCACCAATCTGCGCCAAGACCAATGGGGCGGCAGCCGCGAAAACCGCTTCCGTTTCCCACTCGCCGTCATCGACGCGATTGACGAAATGCGCCGCCGCAAAAACCGCCCCGACTTCATCATCGGCTACCGCTTCTCGCCTGAAGAACCTGGCGCAGACGGCTTAACGATGGCGGACACGCTCGCGCTGGTGGACGCGCTCGCTGCCAAACCGCTGCAATACCTGCACGTTTCGCTGTGGGATTTCTACAAAAAAGCGCGCCGCGACGGCAACGACGAATACCGTATGAAACTCATCCACCAGCGGATTAACGGGCGTTTACCCTTTATCGGCGTGGGCAAACTCTACACCGCCGACGACATCGCCCAAGCCTGGGAAACGGGCTGGGCGGAATTCATCGCGCTGGGCAAAACCGTGATGCTCAACCCCGATTTGATCGAGCTGATAGCAAACGGCCGCGAAGCCGAGATTCACACGCATTTTGACTGGCAGCAAACCGACCGTTACCGCTACACGCCCGCGATGCTCGCCGGCACGCGGCAGGGGATGGGCTTTTATCCGCCGGCGAAGGGGTGA
- the ftsY gene encoding signal recognition particle-docking protein FtsY gives MLGFFNKLFKSKTPAPETQTRPENEQNNTPTAAENVPADRTAAPATAAEPNTSDTQPENTAAETAEQTAEPVAAQATEHSAQPEASANESASVETAEPEPAAQAQPENAEPSPAAPENETDGTTANAAAEKVAQGQPENPVTQPETEANHPTEPTQSPTQPESKPDALQPNPNEPPVRNWTMAAVVDKPNSWAGAAEPTQPETASAPSETQPETVASESAAAETAPVRQPETHETEPETKPGWASRLKQGLTKSRNHMAKSLAGVFGGGQIDEDLYEELETVLLTSDMGIEATEQLMREVRDRVSLKGLKDGNELRQALKDAVYDLLKPLEQPLAIPENGAPFVIMLAGINGAGKTTSIGKLAKYFQAQGKSVILAAGDTFRAAAREQLQEWGERNGVTVISQAKGDSAAVCFDAVEAAKARQIDIVLADTAGRLPTQLHLMEEIKKVKRVLQKSLPDAPHEIIVVLDANIGQNAVNQVVAFDDALGVTGLIVTKLDGTAKGGVLAALASSRAIPVRYIGVGESIDDLRPFNAKDFVDALLD, from the coding sequence ATGCTAGGCTTTTTTAACAAACTGTTTAAATCAAAAACCCCGGCACCCGAAACCCAAACGCGGCCTGAAAACGAACAAAACAACACACCGACGGCTGCGGAAAATGTGCCCGCCGACCGCACCGCTGCCCCAGCCACGGCAGCCGAGCCCAACACAAGCGACACGCAGCCTGAAAACACAGCGGCCGAAACCGCAGAACAGACCGCAGAACCCGTAGCAGCGCAGGCAACAGAACACAGCGCGCAACCCGAAGCCTCGGCAAACGAAAGCGCAAGCGTTGAAACGGCAGAACCAGAACCCGCAGCGCAAGCGCAGCCTGAAAACGCAGAGCCGTCGCCCGCCGCCCCCGAAAATGAAACCGACGGCACAACCGCAAATGCAGCCGCTGAAAAGGTGGCACAAGGGCAGCCTGAAAACCCTGTCACGCAGCCTGAAACCGAAGCCAACCACCCAACCGAGCCAACCCAATCCCCAACGCAGCCCGAATCCAAACCCGACGCGTTGCAACCCAACCCAAACGAACCGCCCGTTCGCAACTGGACGATGGCCGCCGTTGTCGACAAGCCCAACAGCTGGGCAGGCGCGGCCGAGCCAACGCAGCCCGAAACCGCATCAGCACCAAGCGAAACGCAGCCTGAAACCGTTGCAAGCGAATCAGCCGCCGCCGAAACCGCACCCGTTCGGCAGCCTGAAACACACGAAACCGAACCTGAAACCAAGCCCGGCTGGGCAAGCCGTTTGAAGCAAGGCCTGACCAAATCGCGCAACCACATGGCCAAATCGCTGGCAGGCGTGTTCGGCGGCGGGCAGATAGACGAAGACTTGTACGAAGAGCTGGAAACCGTGCTGCTCACCAGCGACATGGGCATTGAAGCCACCGAGCAGCTGATGCGCGAAGTGCGCGACCGCGTGTCGCTCAAAGGGCTCAAAGACGGCAACGAATTGCGCCAAGCCCTGAAAGACGCGGTGTACGACCTGCTCAAACCGCTGGAACAGCCGCTCGCCATCCCCGAAAACGGCGCGCCGTTTGTGATTATGCTGGCGGGCATCAACGGCGCGGGCAAAACCACCTCCATCGGCAAGCTCGCCAAATATTTCCAAGCGCAGGGCAAATCGGTGATTCTGGCGGCGGGCGACACCTTCCGCGCCGCCGCCCGCGAGCAGCTGCAAGAATGGGGCGAACGCAACGGCGTTACCGTGATTTCGCAAGCCAAAGGCGACAGCGCGGCGGTGTGTTTTGACGCGGTGGAAGCCGCCAAGGCGCGCCAAATCGACATCGTGCTTGCCGACACCGCAGGGCGGCTGCCCACGCAGTTGCACCTGATGGAAGAAATCAAAAAAGTGAAGCGCGTGTTGCAAAAATCCTTGCCCGATGCGCCGCATGAAATCATTGTGGTGCTGGATGCCAACATCGGGCAAAACGCGGTGAACCAAGTGGTCGCTTTTGACGACGCGCTGGGCGTAACCGGCTTAATCGTAACCAAGCTGGACGGCACAGCCAAAGGCGGCGTGCTGGCGGCGCTGGCAAGCAGCCGCGCCATCCCCGTGCGCTATATCGGCGTGGGCGAAAGCATCGACGATTTGCGCCCGTTTAACGCCAAAGATTTTGTGGACGCGCTGCTGGATTAA
- a CDS encoding DUF2750 domain-containing protein, with protein sequence MLQNTATLEKRYQQFIQTICQNEQVFALKLPQQDQYAFLPSAHEEYEDGEPVGVVCFWSSAARARDCCREEWADYEIAAFGLAEFLESWCLMLAGDGLLIGAELDRNLFGWEAEPVDVLLDALDEFERIGKDIPRQYFDNIITLLERESRQILEDD encoded by the coding sequence GTGCTGCAAAACACCGCCACTCTGGAAAAACGCTATCAGCAATTCATCCAAACCATTTGCCAAAACGAGCAGGTTTTCGCGCTCAAATTGCCGCAGCAAGACCAATACGCCTTCCTGCCCTCCGCCCACGAAGAATACGAGGATGGCGAACCCGTTGGCGTGGTGTGCTTTTGGTCATCCGCCGCCCGCGCCCGCGATTGTTGCCGCGAGGAATGGGCGGATTATGAAATCGCCGCGTTTGGCTTGGCGGAATTTTTGGAAAGCTGGTGCTTGATGTTGGCGGGCGATGGCTTGCTGATTGGCGCAGAGCTAGACCGCAATTTGTTTGGCTGGGAAGCCGAGCCTGTTGATGTGTTGCTGGATGCGCTGGATGAATTTGAACGCATTGGCAAAGACATTCCGCGGCAATATTTTGACAACATCATCACCCTTTTGGAGCGCGAATCGCGGCAGATTTTAGAAGACGATTAG
- a CDS encoding DUF945 family protein — MNKKTLIAGAVGIALVGAVGGNIVAGKKLESAYHNSFNVQDKRFKVNVSEFNMGMLSGSAKWTGEITADLCHPEYRPVFRSEDTITRGLTGYTVVSKIYAQNPDSPKETHLFDIRSQTTWSGNIDSEITIPANSFTENSGTLAWEPITAAFTLKNGKDGREVHNLKINIPGITLKDPKFNGAIKNASYQADRLTFAMLASGKAGGKVESVTFSMAGSNPFEMSLNNLESSADVAIQNGKLVYTSSSKLGDLSLQGNPQQHVKLEQIRYNLSMKDLDAKAFEILADLFKAQSQRCVPAAESEKAFQDFLKALLQSGGTFESKDNQIVLNGSKATMQWESSFPANVVSEKMTDEQAQELLKQTKAQGEVRIDKKFIREGYKAFMNISGTPIDDAQLEQAVQSFEKGILELNNSEFKDAVQAKADGGQLVITLTKEAGKLPASLEKTMRDKARTASEMAQ; from the coding sequence ATGAACAAAAAAACCCTGATAGCCGGCGCAGTCGGCATCGCGCTCGTTGGCGCAGTCGGCGGCAACATCGTGGCCGGCAAAAAACTGGAAAGCGCGTATCACAACAGCTTTAACGTGCAAGACAAACGCTTTAAAGTGAACGTGTCCGAATTCAACATGGGCATGCTATCGGGCAGCGCAAAATGGACGGGCGAAATCACCGCCGATTTGTGCCACCCCGAATACCGCCCCGTTTTCCGTAGCGAAGACACCATCACCCGCGGCTTAACGGGCTACACCGTCGTTTCCAAAATCTACGCCCAAAACCCCGACAGCCCAAAAGAAACCCATCTGTTTGACATCCGCAGCCAAACCACATGGAGCGGCAATATCGACAGCGAAATCACCATCCCCGCCAACTCGTTCACCGAAAACAGCGGCACGCTTGCATGGGAACCCATCACCGCCGCGTTCACGCTCAAAAACGGCAAAGACGGCAGGGAAGTGCACAACCTGAAAATCAACATCCCCGGCATCACGCTCAAAGACCCGAAATTTAACGGCGCCATCAAAAACGCCAGCTACCAAGCCGACCGGCTCACCTTCGCCATGCTCGCATCAGGCAAAGCCGGCGGCAAAGTGGAATCCGTTACCTTTTCCATGGCAGGCAGCAACCCCTTTGAAATGAGCCTGAACAATTTGGAAAGCAGCGCCGATGTGGCAATCCAAAACGGCAAACTGGTGTACACCAGCAGCAGCAAATTGGGCGATCTCAGCCTGCAAGGCAATCCGCAGCAACACGTTAAGCTGGAACAAATCCGCTACAACCTGAGCATGAAAGACCTGGATGCCAAAGCCTTTGAAATTCTGGCTGACTTGTTTAAAGCGCAAAGCCAGCGCTGCGTGCCTGCTGCCGAAAGCGAAAAAGCCTTCCAAGATTTTCTCAAAGCGCTGTTGCAATCGGGCGGCACGTTTGAATCCAAAGACAACCAAATCGTGCTCAACGGCAGCAAAGCCACCATGCAATGGGAAAGCAGCTTCCCCGCCAATGTTGTCAGCGAAAAAATGACGGACGAGCAAGCCCAAGAGCTGTTGAAACAGACCAAAGCCCAAGGCGAAGTGCGCATTGACAAAAAATTCATCCGCGAAGGCTACAAAGCCTTTATGAACATCAGCGGCACGCCTATTGACGATGCCCAACTTGAACAAGCCGTGCAGAGTTTTGAAAAAGGCATACTGGAACTCAACAACAGCGAATTCAAAGACGCCGTGCAAGCCAAAGCGGATGGCGGGCAGCTGGTGATTACGCTGACCAAAGAAGCCGGCAAACTGCCCGCCTCGCTTGAAAAAACCATGCGCGACAAAGCGCGCACGGCATCTGAGATGGCGCAGTAA